One segment of Panicum virgatum strain AP13 chromosome 1K, P.virgatum_v5, whole genome shotgun sequence DNA contains the following:
- the LOC120703072 gene encoding cytochrome b-c1 complex subunit Rieske, mitochondrial-like, producing MLRVAGRRLSSALARRPAAAAAAGARGPLAGALPGLDDDDDARGRRARFAFDSPFFAAARGFSAETLVPRNQDVGLAELPATVAAVKNPSAKIVYDEYNHERYPPGDPSKRAFAYFVLSGGRFIYASLLRLLILKFVLSMSASKDVLALASLEVDLSSIEPGTTVTVKWRGKPVFIRRRTEDDIKLANSVDVASLRHPEQDAERVKNPEWLVVIGVCTHLGCIPLPNAGDFGGWFCPCHGSHYDISGRIRKGPAPFNLEVPTYSFLEENKLLIG from the exons ATGCTCCGGGTCGCGGGCAGGCGCCTCTCGTCCGCCCTCGCCCGgcgccccgccgctgccgctgcggccggcgcccggggccccctcgccggcgccctccccggcctcgacgacgacgacgacgcgcgcGGCCGCAGGGCGCGCTTCGCCTTCGACTCCCccttcttcgccgccgccaGAG GGTTTTCGGCTGAAACTCTCGTGCCAAGAAACCAGGATGTAGGCTTAGCCGAGCTCCCAGCAACTGTGGCAGCCGTGAAGAATCCCAGTGCAAAAATTGTATATGACGAGTATAACCATGAGAGATACCCTCCTGGGGACCCCAGCAAGCGTGCATTTGCATACTTTGTGCTGAGTGGTGGGAGATTCATTTATGCCTCCCTGTTGCGTCTGCTTATCTTGAAATTTGTCCTGAGCATGTCAGCAAGTAAGGACGTGCTCGCGCTTGCCTCCCTTGAGGTTGACCTCTCAAGCATTGAGCCTGGCACCACTGTGACTGTTAAGTGGCGGGGCAAGCCAGTCTTCATCAGGCGACGGACAGAGGATGACATCAAGCTGGCCAACAGCGTCGATGTCGCGTCCCTCCGCCACCCGGAGCAGGATGCGGAGCGTGTCAAGAACCCTGAGTGGCTGGTTGTCATCGGTGTCTGCACCCACCTGGGCTGCATCCCACTCCCAAATGCGGGAGACTTTGGCGGCTGGTTCTGCCCATGCCACGGCTCGCATTATGACATCTCTGGGAGGATCCGCAAGGGCCCAGCGCCCTTCAACCTGGAGGTGccgacgtacagcttcttggAAGAGAACAAGCTCCTCATCGGCTGA